One region of Roseimicrobium gellanilyticum genomic DNA includes:
- a CDS encoding 3-keto-disaccharide hydrolase, which produces MKIPFSASLLLSFAFTAVACHGQEKDKPSPIGYEDTPVIPGTEWRVHDIKRPAPPVVKPGKTNDDAPADAVIIFNGGSTDALVSKEGKPCPWKVENGELLIAGGDCWTKEQFASCQLHIEWMSAPNTKGNSQKKGNAGVFFMDKYESQMMDNDNNPTYADGMTGSIYGQTPPMVNAVRKAGEWQTYDIIFTAPKLKDGKVVEPAYITTFVNGVCVQNHTKIMGPTKHKNITNYDGDFPEKGAIRLQDHKNDPPVRVRNYWVRPL; this is translated from the coding sequence ATGAAGATTCCGTTCTCTGCTTCGCTTCTGCTCTCCTTCGCCTTCACTGCTGTGGCCTGCCATGGCCAGGAGAAGGACAAGCCTTCGCCCATCGGGTATGAAGACACACCCGTCATTCCGGGCACGGAGTGGCGTGTGCACGATATCAAACGTCCCGCGCCGCCGGTGGTGAAGCCGGGCAAGACAAATGACGATGCGCCGGCGGATGCAGTGATCATCTTCAATGGCGGCAGCACGGACGCGCTGGTGAGCAAGGAGGGCAAGCCCTGCCCGTGGAAGGTGGAGAATGGCGAGCTGCTCATCGCGGGCGGCGACTGCTGGACGAAGGAGCAATTCGCGAGCTGCCAGCTCCATATCGAGTGGATGAGCGCGCCGAATACGAAGGGCAATTCCCAGAAGAAGGGCAATGCAGGCGTGTTCTTCATGGACAAGTACGAGTCCCAGATGATGGACAATGACAACAACCCGACCTACGCAGATGGTATGACCGGCTCCATCTACGGCCAGACGCCCCCGATGGTAAATGCGGTGCGCAAGGCAGGCGAGTGGCAGACCTATGACATCATCTTCACCGCGCCGAAGCTGAAAGACGGCAAGGTGGTGGAGCCGGCGTACATCACGACCTTTGTGAATGGTGTGTGCGTGCAGAACCACACGAAGATCATGGGGCCGACGAAGCACAAGAACATCACGAACTATGATGGGGATTTCCCGGAGAAGGGAGCCATCCGTCTGCAGGACCACAAGAATGATCCCCCGGTGCGTGTGCGGAATTATTGGGTGAGACCGCTGTAG